A region from the Ralstonia pickettii genome encodes:
- a CDS encoding flagellar basal body P-ring protein FlgI, translating to MTLHRIIGAALVALSAISAVVPTTAHADRIKDLTTVAGVRDNALIGYGLVVGLDGSGDQTTQTPFTVQSFNNMLTQFGINVPAGASIQLKNTAAVVVTATLPAFVRPGQTIDVTVSSIGNAKSLRGGTLLLTPLKGVDGQLYALAQGNVVIGGAGASANGSKVQINQLGAGRIANGATVERAVQATVGEAGSIQLDTGTTDFGTVQNIVTAINKQFGTDTAQAADGRTINVRAPALASDRVGFLAKLQNIDVTPALAAARVVVNARTGSVVMNQLVKLEPCAVAHGSLSVTISTEPVVSQPAPFSQGQTVAGARSNIEVKQQGGSLINVKGGTNLADVVKAINAIGANPQDLISILQAMKAANALRADLEII from the coding sequence ATGACTTTGCATCGCATCATCGGCGCAGCCCTGGTGGCACTGAGCGCAATTTCGGCGGTGGTTCCGACCACGGCACACGCCGACCGCATCAAGGATCTGACCACCGTTGCCGGCGTGCGCGACAACGCGCTGATCGGCTACGGCCTTGTCGTCGGCCTGGACGGTAGCGGCGACCAGACCACGCAGACGCCGTTCACGGTCCAGAGCTTCAACAACATGCTCACGCAGTTCGGCATCAATGTGCCTGCCGGCGCCAGCATCCAGCTCAAGAACACCGCCGCCGTGGTGGTGACGGCCACGCTGCCCGCCTTCGTGCGGCCGGGCCAGACGATCGATGTGACGGTGTCGTCCATCGGTAACGCCAAGAGCCTGCGCGGCGGCACGCTGCTGCTCACGCCGCTCAAGGGCGTGGACGGCCAGCTCTACGCATTGGCACAGGGCAACGTGGTGATTGGCGGTGCAGGCGCATCGGCCAATGGCAGCAAGGTGCAGATCAACCAGCTCGGCGCGGGCCGTATCGCCAACGGCGCGACGGTGGAGCGTGCCGTGCAGGCCACGGTGGGCGAGGCGGGCAGCATCCAGCTCGATACGGGCACGACGGATTTCGGCACCGTGCAGAACATCGTGACCGCCATCAACAAGCAGTTCGGCACGGATACGGCGCAAGCCGCCGACGGCCGCACGATCAACGTGCGCGCACCGGCCCTGGCGTCGGACCGCGTGGGCTTTCTGGCCAAGCTGCAGAATATTGACGTCACGCCGGCGCTGGCTGCGGCACGCGTGGTGGTCAACGCCCGCACAGGCTCGGTGGTGATGAACCAGCTCGTCAAGCTCGAGCCCTGCGCGGTCGCGCACGGCAGCCTGTCGGTCACCATCAGCACGGAGCCGGTGGTGAGCCAGCCGGCGCCGTTCTCGCAAGGACAGACGGTGGCGGGCGCGCGCTCGAACATTGAGGTCAAGCAGCAAGGCGGCAGCCTCATCAACGTCAAGGGCGGCACCAACCTGGCGGATGTGGTCAAGGCCATCAACGCGATTGGCGCCAACCCGCAAGACCTGATCTCGATCCTGCAGGCGATGAAGGCGGCCAACGCGCTGCGCGCCGACCTGGAAATCATCTGA
- a CDS encoding flagellar basal body L-ring protein FlgH — MHTPPVHSLQNGKHSGRAVLAVRVVRLVVLGTTALLATACGMLPPPAPIVQGPTTARPPMPVMAPRQNGAIYQEVASGSGGFRGMFEDRRAHMVGDTITIVITENTAASKQTSGSVNRTGSLTASVPTFAGMNPGVLSLLGVSASDANKFDSKGANGAQNNFTATITVTVVEVLSNGNLVVSGEKQTAVGQGTESVKFSGVVNPTTVNNQNTVLSTQVADARMEYRGTGYVAESQQMGWLSRFFLTVSPF; from the coding sequence ATGCATACCCCCCCGGTTCACTCGCTCCAGAATGGCAAGCACAGCGGCCGCGCTGTGCTGGCTGTTCGAGTCGTTCGATTGGTCGTGCTCGGCACGACCGCCTTGCTCGCTACGGCGTGCGGCATGCTGCCGCCGCCGGCCCCGATCGTGCAAGGTCCGACAACCGCACGCCCGCCGATGCCGGTGATGGCGCCGCGTCAGAACGGGGCGATTTACCAGGAAGTGGCATCGGGCAGCGGTGGGTTTCGCGGTATGTTCGAAGACCGCCGCGCACACATGGTGGGCGACACGATCACGATCGTGATCACCGAGAACACGGCGGCCAGCAAGCAGACTTCGGGCAGCGTCAACCGCACGGGCAGCCTGACCGCTTCGGTGCCGACATTTGCTGGCATGAACCCGGGCGTGCTGTCGCTGCTGGGTGTGTCGGCCAGCGACGCAAACAAGTTCGACAGCAAGGGCGCCAACGGTGCGCAGAACAACTTCACGGCCACCATCACGGTGACGGTGGTGGAGGTGCTCTCCAACGGCAACCTGGTGGTGAGCGGCGAGAAGCAGACCGCCGTGGGCCAGGGCACCGAATCGGTCAAGTTCTCGGGCGTGGTCAACCCCACGACCGTCAACAACCAAAACACCGTGCTGTCCACCCAGGTGGCGGACGCACGCATGGAATATCGCGGCACGGGCTATGTGGCCGAGTCGCAGCAGATGGGCTGGCTGTCGCGGTTCTTCCTGACCGTGTCGCCGTTCTGA
- the flgG gene encoding flagellar basal-body rod protein FlgG: MIRSLWISKTGMDAQQSQLDVISNNLANVNTTGFKRSRAVFEDLLYQNVREPGAQSSQQTTLPSGMQIGTGTRIVATERLHTQGNLQQTGNSTDVAINGNGFFQVQMPDGTLAYTRDGSFQINAQGQLVTSSGYPVQPAVTVPQNATSLTIGKDGVVTVTTPGTVNNTQVGTFQLANFINPAGLRSMGENLYAETEASGTANLANPGSNGVGALNQNYVETSNVNVVEEMVNMIQTQRAYEINSKSVQTSDQMLEKLSQL, from the coding sequence ATGATTCGCTCCCTGTGGATTTCCAAAACCGGGATGGACGCCCAGCAATCGCAGCTGGATGTCATCTCGAACAACCTGGCGAACGTCAACACGACGGGCTTCAAGCGCTCGCGCGCCGTGTTCGAAGACTTGCTGTATCAGAACGTGCGCGAGCCGGGTGCGCAGTCGTCGCAACAGACCACGCTGCCTTCCGGCATGCAGATCGGTACGGGCACGCGCATCGTCGCCACCGAGCGTCTGCACACGCAGGGCAACCTGCAGCAGACCGGCAACTCGACCGACGTGGCCATCAACGGCAACGGCTTCTTCCAGGTGCAGATGCCCGACGGCACGCTGGCCTACACGCGTGACGGCAGCTTCCAGATCAACGCACAGGGTCAGCTGGTGACCTCCAGCGGCTACCCGGTCCAGCCGGCCGTGACGGTGCCGCAGAACGCAACCAGCCTGACGATCGGCAAGGACGGTGTTGTGACGGTCACCACGCCGGGCACGGTCAACAACACGCAGGTGGGCACGTTCCAGCTCGCCAACTTCATCAACCCGGCCGGCCTGCGCAGCATGGGCGAAAACCTGTACGCCGAAACCGAAGCGTCGGGCACGGCCAACCTGGCCAACCCCGGCTCGAACGGCGTCGGCGCGCTCAACCAGAACTACGTTGAAACGTCCAACGTGAACGTGGTGGAAGAAATGGTCAACATGATCCAGACGCAGCGCGCGTACGAGATCAACAGCAAATCGGTCCAGACGTCGGACCAGATGCTGGAGAAGCTGTCACAGCTTTGA
- the flgF gene encoding flagellar basal-body rod protein FlgF: MDRSIYVSMTGVKHLFDQQAASANNLANASTTGFKAQIDAFHTVGVQGDGSPTRSYVMASAIGTDLAPGPIETTGRSLDVAIDGPGFFAVQTPDGGEAYTRAGAFQLGPDGTIQTLSGQPVLGDGGPITLPPDTSVQFAKDGTVNAISADSRTPPVSLGRLKLVSIDPANIDRGADGLFRQRDGQDAGVDEKVRITGGALEGSNVNLTDSLVNMIAISRQLEMQMKSLHTSDTNAQSANELLRHA, from the coding sequence ATGGACCGCTCGATCTACGTGTCGATGACTGGCGTAAAGCACCTGTTTGACCAACAGGCTGCCAGCGCCAACAACCTCGCCAACGCCAGCACCACGGGTTTCAAGGCGCAGATCGACGCGTTCCATACGGTGGGTGTGCAAGGCGATGGCTCGCCCACGCGCAGCTACGTGATGGCTTCGGCCATCGGTACGGACCTGGCGCCCGGCCCGATCGAAACCACCGGCCGCAGCCTGGACGTGGCCATCGACGGGCCCGGCTTCTTTGCCGTGCAGACGCCGGATGGCGGTGAGGCTTACACCCGCGCCGGCGCCTTCCAACTGGGCCCGGACGGCACGATCCAGACGCTCTCAGGCCAGCCCGTATTGGGCGACGGTGGTCCGATCACGTTGCCCCCCGACACCTCGGTGCAGTTTGCCAAGGACGGCACGGTCAATGCGATCAGCGCCGATAGCCGCACGCCGCCGGTGTCGCTGGGCCGACTGAAGCTGGTGAGCATCGACCCGGCGAACATTGACCGCGGCGCCGACGGCCTGTTCCGCCAGCGCGACGGCCAGGACGCAGGCGTGGACGAAAAGGTCCGCATCACCGGCGGGGCGCTTGAGGGCAGCAACGTCAACCTGACCGACTCGCTGGTCAACATGATCGCGATCTCGCGCCAGCTCGAAATGCAGATGAAATCGCTGCACACGAGCGACACGAATGCCCAGTCGGCCAATGAACTGCTGCGCCACGCCTGA
- the flgE gene encoding flagellar hook protein FlgE, with protein MGFQQGLSGLDAAAANLDVIGSNVANANTVGYKKSTAEFGDVYARSLVGASDNQIGQGVSVTKVSQSFTQGNVTNTGNPLDIAINGTGFYRMVDPSSGQVSYTRNGQFETDKNGFIISATGQNLTGYGVDSTGKVNTAVLTNLKIPVNDLAPLATTNTAFGVNLDAAATVPTTTPFSPTNSATFNHSVSEQVYDGTGTAHMLTNYYVRTATGWDVYSQVNGNNPTGGNPVTSLTFNSSGQLTSSPSKVNVAFGGMSIATMDFTGTTQYGGGYNDTAPGVTQDGYATGRLASYAVGTDGTVTARYSNGRTSTLGQIAMANFKAPEGLQNIGGNQWVETANSGAPNLGTPGMGSFGLLQSSAVEQSNVDLSAELVNMIIAQRSYQANAQTIKTQDTILQTLVTL; from the coding sequence ATGGGATTCCAGCAAGGCCTGAGCGGTCTCGACGCCGCCGCTGCCAACCTCGACGTGATCGGCAGCAACGTGGCAAACGCCAACACTGTCGGCTACAAGAAATCGACTGCCGAATTTGGTGACGTGTATGCACGCTCGCTGGTGGGTGCGTCCGACAACCAGATCGGCCAGGGCGTGAGCGTGACCAAGGTCTCGCAGTCGTTCACGCAGGGCAATGTGACCAACACCGGCAACCCGCTGGACATCGCGATCAATGGCACGGGCTTCTACCGTATGGTCGATCCGTCCAGCGGCCAGGTGTCTTACACGCGTAACGGCCAGTTCGAGACCGACAAGAACGGTTTCATCATCTCGGCCACGGGCCAGAACCTGACGGGCTACGGCGTGGATTCGACCGGCAAGGTCAATACCGCCGTGCTGACCAATCTGAAGATTCCCGTCAACGACCTGGCGCCGCTGGCCACCACCAACACCGCATTCGGGGTGAACCTGGATGCTGCGGCCACGGTGCCGACCACCACGCCGTTCTCGCCCACCAACTCGGCCACGTTCAACCACTCGGTTTCGGAGCAGGTGTACGACGGTACGGGCACGGCCCACATGCTGACCAACTACTACGTGCGCACCGCCACTGGCTGGGACGTGTATTCGCAGGTGAATGGCAACAACCCGACGGGCGGCAACCCCGTGACGTCGCTCACGTTCAACAGCAGCGGCCAGCTTACCTCGTCGCCCAGCAAGGTCAACGTGGCCTTTGGCGGCATGAGCATTGCCACCATGGATTTCACGGGTACCACGCAGTACGGCGGCGGCTATAACGACACCGCCCCGGGCGTGACGCAAGACGGTTACGCCACCGGCCGCCTGGCCAGCTATGCGGTCGGTACCGATGGGACCGTCACCGCACGCTACTCCAATGGCCGCACCTCGACGCTGGGCCAGATCGCCATGGCCAACTTCAAGGCACCGGAAGGCCTGCAGAACATCGGCGGCAACCAGTGGGTGGAAACGGCCAACTCCGGCGCGCCGAACCTGGGCACCCCGGGCATGGGGTCGTTCGGCCTGCTGCAATCGTCGGCGGTGGAGCAATCCAACGTGGATTTGTCCGCCGAGCTGGTCAACATGATCATTGCCCAGCGCTCGTATCAAGCCAACGCGCAGACCATCAAGACGCAGGACACCATCCTGCAGACGCTGGTGACGTTGTAA
- a CDS encoding flagellar hook assembly protein FlgD, which translates to MTVSSTTNTNSTAGTTSGNQLAITKGSDLQNTFMQLLVAQLKNQDPLNPMDNSQMTSQLAQINTVNGIQQLNTTMSSMLTQNATTQASSMIGRTVQVPTNNLTLASGAANFGVSVPNGADDVVVTITNAAGVAVRTVDLGQMTAGSGNYTWNGKDDKGNQLADGAYSIKLTATQGGKVVTANALGTDKVAGVTINNGTMQLVLASGGTAKLSDVASIQ; encoded by the coding sequence ATGACCGTCAGCTCAACGACCAACACGAACAGCACCGCGGGCACGACCTCCGGCAACCAGCTTGCCATCACCAAGGGCAGCGACCTGCAGAACACGTTCATGCAACTGCTCGTGGCGCAGTTGAAGAACCAGGATCCGCTCAACCCGATGGACAACTCGCAGATGACCTCGCAGCTTGCGCAGATCAACACTGTGAATGGCATCCAACAGTTGAACACCACGATGTCGAGCATGCTCACGCAGAACGCGACCACGCAGGCGTCGTCGATGATCGGCCGCACGGTGCAGGTGCCGACCAACAACCTGACGCTGGCGTCGGGCGCAGCCAACTTCGGCGTCTCGGTGCCCAATGGGGCCGACGACGTCGTCGTCACGATCACGAACGCCGCAGGCGTTGCCGTGCGCACCGTCGACCTCGGCCAGATGACGGCCGGCAGCGGCAACTACACCTGGAACGGCAAGGACGACAAGGGCAACCAGCTCGCCGATGGCGCCTACTCCATCAAGTTGACGGCCACGCAGGGTGGGAAGGTCGTCACGGCAAACGCCCTGGGCACCGACAAGGTGGCCGGCGTCACCATCAACAACGGCACGATGCAGCTGGTGCTGGCATCTGGCGGAACCGCCAAGCTGTCCGACGTTGCATCGATTCAATAA
- the flgC gene encoding flagellar basal body rod protein FlgC: MSLFKVMDVAGSALTAQSKRMNVVASNLANAESVTGPDGTAYRAKQVVFSPAQQSDDYATGVSVDRVVEDTVTPMKRMHQPGNPLADADGYVTMPNVDVVDEMVNMISASRSYQANVEVANTTKTMASKALTLGQ, encoded by the coding sequence ATGTCGCTATTCAAGGTGATGGATGTAGCTGGCAGCGCGCTCACCGCGCAGTCCAAGCGCATGAACGTGGTCGCCTCCAACCTGGCCAACGCCGAAAGCGTGACGGGCCCGGATGGAACGGCGTACCGCGCCAAGCAGGTGGTGTTCTCGCCCGCGCAGCAGTCTGACGACTACGCCACCGGCGTGTCGGTCGACCGCGTGGTGGAGGACACCGTCACCCCCATGAAGCGCATGCACCAGCCGGGCAACCCGCTGGCCGATGCCGACGGCTACGTGACCATGCCGAACGTCGATGTGGTGGACGAAATGGTCAACATGATTTCTGCGTCGCGCTCGTACCAGGCCAACGTGGAGGTCGCCAACACCACCAAGACGATGGCTTCCAAGGCTCTGACCCTGGGCCAGTAA
- the flgB gene encoding flagellar basal body rod protein FlgB → MVDKLDQLFGFQEQALHLRSQRHQILASNIANADTPNYKARDFDFQSALQKAVGQQGGNSLPMTATAAGHLSVDGAPAGDVSLMQASLSQQTKALQGEVQYRTSQQPSIDGNTVDMDGERMRFADNTVRYEADLSIVTQKIKSMLAAIQNS, encoded by the coding sequence ATGGTCGACAAGCTGGATCAGTTGTTCGGTTTTCAGGAGCAGGCGTTGCACCTGCGCTCGCAGCGGCACCAGATTCTGGCCTCGAACATCGCCAACGCCGATACGCCCAACTACAAGGCACGCGACTTCGACTTTCAGTCGGCGCTGCAGAAGGCGGTCGGCCAGCAAGGCGGTAACAGCCTGCCGATGACGGCAACGGCTGCGGGCCACCTGAGTGTGGATGGCGCGCCGGCCGGCGATGTGTCGCTGATGCAGGCGTCGCTCTCGCAGCAGACCAAGGCGCTGCAGGGCGAGGTGCAGTACCGCACGTCGCAGCAGCCGTCCATCGACGGCAACACGGTCGACATGGACGGCGAGCGCATGCGCTTTGCAGACAACACCGTGCGCTACGAGGCCGACCTGAGCATCGTGACGCAGAAGATCAAGTCGATGCTGGCGGCCATTCAAAACAGCTAG
- the flgA gene encoding flagellar basal body P-ring formation chaperone FlgA, with amino-acid sequence MSTRFARSAHHPIRSAATAMPLAARQRKLLLILALGLLASVVHPILAHAQGMVRVGYPPAQAAVVQPAPQPTTIQGPNAIQMQIQQQLQSQLDILGGTNETGAPHASVEVGPVDARVANQPCDQIDLMLPAANRLRGRIQVGVRCRSPHAWAAWVPATIQITGTYYVASHQLPPGKTLDMSDLEARTGDLSTLPASVVQQPADVVGRVLLTGVAANQPLRAESLRLPMAVQAGQTVKLIAEGGGFQVSSDGRALNQAAVGQVAQVRTANGNVVSGIAQSAGVVAIQF; translated from the coding sequence ATGTCCACGCGGTTTGCACGCAGCGCGCACCACCCGATCCGATCAGCCGCCACGGCCATGCCGCTGGCCGCGCGCCAGCGCAAGCTGTTGCTGATCCTGGCGCTGGGCCTGCTGGCCAGCGTCGTTCATCCGATCCTGGCGCACGCTCAAGGCATGGTGCGCGTCGGCTATCCGCCGGCCCAGGCTGCAGTTGTGCAGCCGGCCCCGCAGCCCACCACCATCCAGGGCCCGAACGCCATTCAGATGCAGATTCAGCAACAGCTGCAGTCCCAACTCGACATCTTGGGCGGCACGAATGAGACGGGTGCGCCACATGCTTCGGTGGAAGTTGGCCCCGTGGATGCACGCGTGGCCAACCAGCCTTGCGATCAGATCGACCTGATGCTGCCCGCGGCCAACCGCCTGCGCGGCCGTATACAAGTAGGCGTGCGCTGCCGTTCGCCGCATGCCTGGGCGGCCTGGGTGCCGGCCACGATCCAGATTACGGGGACGTATTACGTTGCGTCGCACCAGCTGCCGCCGGGCAAGACGCTCGATATGAGCGATCTGGAAGCCCGCACGGGCGATTTGTCGACGCTGCCGGCTTCAGTCGTGCAGCAGCCGGCCGATGTCGTGGGGCGTGTACTGCTCACGGGTGTGGCCGCCAACCAGCCGCTGCGCGCGGAAAGCCTGCGCCTGCCGATGGCGGTGCAGGCCGGCCAGACCGTCAAGCTCATCGCCGAGGGCGGTGGCTTCCAGGTCAGCAGCGACGGTCGGGCCTTGAACCAGGCCGCGGTGGGCCAAGTGGCCCAGGTGCGCACCGCCAACGGCAATGTCGTCTCGGGCATCGCACAGTCCGCCGGCGTCGTGGCGATCCAGTTTTAG
- the flgM gene encoding flagellar biosynthesis anti-sigma factor FlgM — MKINHIVNNTPAVAPTKDAASGSTRATGSSPATTTASGTTRHTGDSPSLSVQQVSRQVGSGDFDAARVEQIRSAIQNGTLKMDAGKIADAALSDAQSLLSTRSKKV; from the coding sequence GTGAAAATCAACCATATCGTGAACAACACGCCGGCCGTTGCGCCGACCAAGGACGCTGCGTCCGGGTCGACGCGCGCCACCGGCTCGTCCCCGGCCACCACGACGGCTTCGGGCACCACGCGCCACACTGGCGATTCGCCGTCGCTGTCGGTCCAACAAGTCTCGCGCCAAGTGGGCAGCGGCGACTTCGACGCCGCGCGCGTCGAGCAGATCCGCAGTGCCATTCAGAACGGCACGCTGAAGATGGACGCCGGCAAGATTGCCGATGCGGCGCTTTCCGACGCGCAATCGCTGCTCTCTACGCGCTCCAAGAAGGTCTGA